The following proteins are encoded in a genomic region of Gimesia algae:
- a CDS encoding cation:proton antiporter, translated as MGEHAILSLSFILLAGMLCQWFAWRVKFPAIIFLLAAGIVAGPVTQWLNPDQLFGDLLFPFVSLAVAVILFEGSLTLKIQNIPGLERVIRNLITLGALITWMITTLATRTLLDFSWSVSFLFGALMVVTGPTVIMPLLRTVRPKENVASILQWEGILIDPLGAILAVLVFEFIVSGGGVEGGFAAGLLVFGKMILIGILFGAAGGLLFGFLLKKYWIPHYLHNISALALVCVVFAVSNVFEAESGLLSVTIMGIWLANSKGLELDDILDFKESLSILLISMLFIILAARMNLDAFIDLGWPALAVFAVIQFVIRPVSVHLCALGSKLTMNERHLLSWIAPRGIVAAAISALFAIRLEYLGYQDASRMVPLTFIVIIGTVLLQSATAGPLARFLKVAEPENKGFLIVGANAVAQIIAEELKKNGIHTLMTDQNWSSVTEAKLKGLTAYWGNPVSEHAERNLNLMGIGNLLAMSPQVELNALAAQYYRLEFAPSSIFTIRNAQPTAGTEETKAAFKYSGRVLFGDSVTFQDLEQMLHHGAEMKTTQLTEEFTYENYLEQQGAQRVSLFAIDANEVVHVFTAEPDFVPKAGWKIMALAVKQEA; from the coding sequence ATGGGCGAACACGCGATCCTTTCATTATCATTCATTCTGTTGGCTGGCATGCTGTGTCAGTGGTTTGCCTGGCGCGTCAAGTTTCCCGCGATTATTTTTTTACTGGCAGCCGGTATTGTTGCCGGACCAGTTACCCAGTGGCTGAACCCGGATCAGTTATTTGGAGATTTGCTGTTTCCCTTTGTATCACTGGCAGTCGCCGTGATTCTGTTTGAGGGGAGTCTGACATTAAAAATTCAGAATATTCCCGGGCTGGAACGGGTCATCCGAAATCTGATTACGCTCGGGGCATTGATCACCTGGATGATCACAACACTGGCCACCCGAACGCTGCTGGACTTCTCCTGGAGTGTCTCCTTTCTGTTTGGTGCGCTCATGGTTGTGACCGGGCCGACGGTGATTATGCCCCTCCTGCGGACCGTACGCCCGAAAGAAAATGTGGCCAGTATCCTGCAGTGGGAGGGAATTCTGATTGATCCCCTGGGGGCCATCCTGGCAGTGCTGGTATTCGAATTTATCGTCTCCGGGGGAGGAGTAGAGGGTGGTTTTGCTGCGGGCCTGTTGGTTTTCGGGAAGATGATCCTGATCGGAATATTATTTGGTGCAGCGGGAGGTTTATTATTCGGCTTTCTCTTGAAGAAATACTGGATTCCTCACTATCTGCATAACATCTCCGCATTGGCACTGGTTTGTGTAGTGTTTGCGGTTTCCAATGTGTTTGAAGCCGAATCGGGGCTGCTGTCGGTAACGATCATGGGGATCTGGCTGGCAAACAGTAAAGGGCTGGAACTGGACGATATCCTGGACTTTAAGGAAAGCCTGAGTATCCTCCTGATCTCCATGCTGTTTATCATTCTGGCTGCCCGCATGAATCTCGATGCGTTTATCGATCTGGGCTGGCCCGCTCTGGCCGTCTTTGCCGTGATTCAATTTGTGATCCGTCCTGTGAGCGTACATCTCTGTGCATTGGGATCCAAGTTGACAATGAATGAACGACATCTATTGTCCTGGATTGCACCGCGTGGGATTGTGGCTGCTGCCATCTCAGCTCTGTTCGCGATTCGCCTGGAATACCTGGGTTATCAGGATGCATCTCGTATGGTGCCTTTAACATTTATCGTCATCATTGGGACGGTATTGCTGCAGAGTGCGACAGCCGGTCCTCTGGCCCGCTTTCTCAAAGTCGCCGAACCAGAGAACAAAGGCTTCCTGATCGTGGGAGCAAACGCGGTTGCGCAAATCATTGCCGAGGAATTAAAGAAAAACGGAATCCATACTCTGATGACGGATCAGAACTGGTCTTCTGTGACCGAGGCCAAGCTGAAAGGCCTGACTGCTTACTGGGGGAATCCGGTTTCGGAGCATGCAGAACGCAATCTGAACCTGATGGGCATCGGAAATCTACTGGCGATGTCACCACAGGTCGAATTGAATGCGCTGGCGGCGCAATATTACCGACTGGAGTTTGCCCCTTCGAGTATTTTTACGATTCGCAATGCACAGCCTACCGCTGGCACTGAAGAAACGAAGGCAGCATTCAAATATAGTGGACGCGTTCTGTTTGGTGATTCTGTCACCTTTCAGGATCTCGAACAAATGCTGCATCACGGGGCTGAAATGAAAACGACCCAGCTGACGGAAGAATTCACCTACGAAAACTATCTGGAACAGCAGGGAGCGCAGCGCGTTTCCCTGTTTGCGATCGACGCAAACGAAGTCGTACATGTCTTTACAGCCGAGCCCGATTTTGTACCCAAAGCCGGCTGGAAAATTATGGCGCTGGCGGTCAAACAGGAAGCTTAA